The nucleotide window TGTAGATGCTCCATTGTATTTCATAGAAACACGCATTCTTGTTTGGCCTAAAGTAGCAGTTGAAGGTATTGAGATATTTGCTGTTCTGTTTCCAGCTATGTTAGATAATCCTATAGCAGTTTTTTCACTACTTTCAAAAGTACCGTTTCTATTATAGTCAATCCAAATAGTGAAGTATTCATTATATGCTGTATTGCTAAAACCAGCACTTACAATGATTTGATTAGTAGTTCCTTGCGTAACAGTAGCTATTTTTGATGTGAAATCACCATAACCTCCATTAGCTGTTGTTGTATTTGTCATACCTCCAAATGAAACATAGTCTATCCATTCATAAGTAATTCTTTCCCCTTTTGAGTTACAATAAGAAGGGAGGTTATCTAATGTTGTTACATTAAGGTCATTACTTTTAGGAGAAATATTTCCTGCGGCATCTTTTGCTTTTATAGAAAAGGTATATGCAGTACTTGCTGTTAATCCTGTTACATTATATGAAGTTGTAGTAACAGTTTCTAGTTTCGTAGTACCTTGATAAACATCATAGCCTGTTACCGCTAAATTATCTGTAGAAGTGGTCCAGTTTAAAGTTAAAGTTGTTTGTGCAACATTAGAAGAGACTAAATTACTAGGAGTAGTCGGAGGTTGAGTATCTGCTTGAGCTGATGTAATATTAACAGAATAATCTTCTGTTTCTCCATAATTATAAGATCCACAAGAACTAGGAATGGTATTATACCTTAAAATAACACGCATTCTTTTTTTTCCTTCTGAAACTGTTGAAGGAACAGTAAATGTTCCAGAAACAGGAGTTTCTTTTGAAGGAGATTTTGTCCATACAGTTTCTCCTGAGTCAGAAAAGTCTCCATCATTATTATAATCTATAAACACAGCATATCCTTCATTATATTTAGTACTTGCCCATTTAGGAGTTATTAAAATTGTTTGTGATTTACCTTTTTCTAAATCTGTTGAAATTGATGTGTGATTAGAATACCCATTGGTACCTTGATTTGAATTATTATTTATAGAACCGATATTCACATTACTAATATATTCATCAGATGTACTTTGTCCATTAGAACTACAATATGTTGGTTCACCGCCACCACCTCCAGATCCAATGTTTGAAATTTCAATAAGATATTCTAAGGCAAGTTTAGCAAATTTAGCAGCGTGTGTAGCATTTGCTGTTGGAAACCTTGAAGAAGTATCTTTAGCGGTATGAATATATGGGTTTGATTCACTTAATGTAGCTTCTATAGGAAAAGCAGTTTCGTATCCTTGTTGAGCAAAACTATGATGATCAGAACAACCATAATTACAACGAGAAGTACCATAGGTAATTTTATGAGTACCTGAAGCATTATAATGATCCATCAATTGAGTTAAATAGTTGTTTAAAGAAGTACTATTATAAGAGTCTGTTGTAATGTAAATATCATTTGTAGAACCTTTATAATTCGTCATATCTAATTGTAAATAACTAATGATATTCACATTCCTATTTTTATAATCTCTAGCTATTTCTTTAGATCCTACAAGACCAATTTCTTCAGCAGCGAAAGCCATAAATTCAACTGTACGTTTAGGTTTGTAATTCATGCTCAATAGTACACGAGCAACTTCAGTTATAGTTGCTATTCCTGATGCGTTATCATCTGCGCCAGGAGCGTTGGCATTTCCTTCTCTAGAAGTAGAGTCTAAATGTCCACCTAAAATAACATATTCATCAGGTTTTTCAGAACCAGTAATTGTCATTACTACAGAAGACATTGGTGTGTTTGTATGACTTACTAGTTTTACAGAAATATCACTTCTAGTGCTACTCATGTTTTCCCATTTAGTTTTTAAATCTACAGCAGATTGTTGTGCAGAAGAAAATGTATGGAATCTAGTTCCATAGCTTTCTAATTGGGTGATTTGGTTTTTGATATTCGTGTTATTTACAAGGTTTAAACTTTGGTTAACTAGTACATCTTGTGTTATGGAAAGGGGTATAGCTCTTTTAGAGCTTGTTAGTTTTCTTTTTTTGATTACCTGAATTTTTTCTATGGCTTTAATAGCCTCTTCTTTAGAGTTTTCTAAGAAATAACCAGGTCCGTG belongs to Tenacibaculum sp. MAR_2010_89 and includes:
- a CDS encoding M20/M25/M40 family metallo-hydrolase, whose product is MKKLINFTLTMTLITLVSFNIFAQKQKMFYATMGTNDAVNLKKNHPKDVKIIKSYTDYSVVMLNHTSAEELHHTGLRHGPGYFLENSKEEAIKAIEKIQVIKKRKLTSSKRAIPLSITQDVLVNQSLNLVNNTNIKNQITQLESYGTRFHTFSSAQQSAVDLKTKWENMSSTRSDISVKLVSHTNTPMSSVVMTITGSEKPDEYVILGGHLDSTSREGNANAPGADDNASGIATITEVARVLLSMNYKPKRTVEFMAFAAEEIGLVGSKEIARDYKNRNVNIISYLQLDMTNYKGSTNDIYITTDSYNSTSLNNYLTQLMDHYNASGTHKITYGTSRCNYGCSDHHSFAQQGYETAFPIEATLSESNPYIHTAKDTSSRFPTANATHAAKFAKLALEYLIEISNIGSGGGGGEPTYCSSNGQSTSDEYISNVNIGSINNNSNQGTNGYSNHTSISTDLEKGKSQTILITPKWASTKYNEGYAVFIDYNNDGDFSDSGETVWTKSPSKETPVSGTFTVPSTVSEGKKRMRVILRYNTIPSSCGSYNYGETEDYSVNITSAQADTQPPTTPSNLVSSNVAQTTLTLNWTTSTDNLAVTGYDVYQGTTKLETVTTTSYNVTGLTASTAYTFSIKAKDAAGNISPKSNDLNVTTLDNLPSYCNSKGERITYEWIDYVSFGGMTNTTTANGGYGDFTSKIATVTQGTTNQIIVSAGFSNTAYNEYFTIWIDYNRNGTFESSEKTAIGLSNIAGNRTANISIPSTATLGQTRMRVSMKYNGASTACETFPDGEVEDYTVNIVNSSININSKSDLCSKAKSYDSSINYNEKDLVSYAGSLYERTTDGWNRIGNCITSERNNIENNLILANDNSLLNIYPNPSSQKNITITVNNELWKAGTVLLFDIRGNILKELKLKDKSTFVNTTKLSTGIYFLTLFNNSKSYSKKVIIK